Within the Thermanaeromonas toyohensis ToBE genome, the region CCTTCGGGGGTTACTGCTGTAGAAGAAAGGGCTGTACGGGAAGCAGCTATCCAAGCTGGTGCAAAGGAGGCTTATCCTATTGAAGAACCTATGGCTGCAGCCATAGGTGCTGGCCTTCCTGTATATGAACCTACGGGGAATATGATAGTGGATATCGGTGGAGGAACCACAGAAGTAGCTGTTATCTCCCTAGGAGGTATTGTTACTTCCCGGTCTATCCGCATTGGTGGCGACGAAATGGATGAAGCCATCGCCCAGCACATTAAAAGGAACTATAACTTAATGATAGGCGAGCGTACAGCTGAAGAGATCAAGATCGAGATAGGCGCTGCCTATTTCGGGAATACAGAGGAGGACGAAGCCCGCAGGAAACGCACTTATGCTGTTCGTGGGCGCGACCTAGTTACTGGCCTGCCTAAAACCATAGAGGTTACGGCCGAAGAGATTAAAGAAGCCCTTTCCGAACCGGTGGCAGCTATCTTAGAAGCTATAAAAGTTTGCCTGGAACGCACCCCTCCTGAGCTAGCTGCTGATCTTATGGATAGGGGTATCGTTATGGCTGGAGGAGGTGCGCTGCTTTGGGGTTTGGATCGCTTAGTGAGCCAGGAGACCGGCATGCCGGTGAATTTAGCCGAAGATCCCCTTACTGCAGTAGCTTTAGGTACTGGGAAAGTGCTGGAAAATCTAGAGGAACTAAAACGAGTGCTTTTTGCGGTCCGGCGGCACGGGTAGAAGGGGTGTCTTACCTTGCGCGGGCTGGGGGGGAGGCTGTTTTCCTTACTGGGGTTTATGATAATGGGGGGCTTCTTTATTTTTTTACTACGCTGGTCAGGACCAGTAGATGCACCTTGGAGCCTGACTAGTGGGGTCTTGAAGGAAACCATGGCGCCCTTAACAGGCGCCCTAACCTGGGCTATGGGTAAGGTCCAGGGCTCGCTAGATGCCCTTTCCAGTTGGGGGCGGAACCAAGCAGAAAACGAGCAATTAAAACGACAGGTAGCTGAATTGCAGGCTAAAATTATCCAGATGGAGGAGTATCGCCAAGAAAACTTACGACTGAAACAGCTGTTAGCTTACAAGGAGGCTACTGCTTCTAAATGGCAACTAAAGGTGGCTCCAGTTGTCGCCCGGAGCCCTAGCAACTGGTTCAGCACCCTGACTATAGGCCTTGGGGCTACTGACGGGGTGCGTAAAGATCAGGTGGTTCTTACCCCGGCGGGTGTTGTGGGGCGCATCATCCAGGTTTTCCCTAAAACCTCGGAAGTCTTACTCCTTTTAGACCGCGAGGGAGCAGTGGGGGCTATGGTCCAGTCTAGCCGTCTTCTAGGAGTAGTGGAAGCGAGCCCTGACTACCGTGGGTACCTGCAAATGATCCACCTGGCCCATGACGCGCCTATCCAAGAAAATGATATAGTCCTCACCTCTGGCCTAGGAGGGATTTTTCCTAAAGGGTTGCCCATAGGCAGGGTTGTAAAGGTAATGCTAGAACCTGATGGACTAATGAAGCGGGCCATAATTGAACCGGCTGTAGACTTTAACCGCCTAGAAGAAGTATTAGTGATAACCCAAATTTTAAAGGGGGCAGGAGATGCCGACGATAGCCTTGATCCTTATGGGGGCTCTCAGCCTTATCCTGGAAGCCACCGTCCTACAAGCCTTCCAAGTAGCCGGCGTTAAACCAGATCTGCTCCTTATCCTTTTATCCTTCTATGCTTTGTCTCATGGAAATTGGTACGGGGCTCTTCTTGGGGCAGTCTATGGCCTCATGGAAGATATGTATCTAGGCCGCTCTTTAGGATTAAACGCTTTAGTAAAAATGCTAGTGGGGTATGCTGTGGGATGGGGTCAGGAGAAACTTAACCGTGATAACCCGCTAGTTCCCGTCCTAGTAGTCTGGCTAGCCACCCTAGGTGCTGGGTTCCTATTCTTGCTAGTAGCCCCCTTGGTGGGCCTTCATTATCCCTGGGGATTAAGTTGGGTGAAAACTATAGTCCCAGTTTCGGTTTATAATGCCTCCTTAGCCTTCTTAGGCCAGAGTCTTAAGCGGGAGGGAACAGAATGGTTGGCCAGGCGAAGGAGCCTTGGAAGTTAAAGCTTGATGGCCGCTTAAACGTGTACTTGGTCTTTATCATTTTTGTCTTTTTGCTCCTTTCGGCCCGGCTCTTCTTCTTGCAAGTGGTGAACGCCCAGGAATTTGCCCGTCAATCGGCCCAAAATAGCATACGCTTGATTCCCATTGAAGCTAGACGGGGCGATATCTTGGACAGTAAAGGTAGAGTGCTGGCCACTAGCCAGCCAGTCTACGTAATAACCTTTAGCCCTGTTCCCAACACCGATACAGATACAGTCATTCGCCGTTTGGCTGAGCTTTTGGGGGATCCGGAGCTTACAGCAGAGGCTATTTGGGAAAAGATTAAAAACAATCCCTACCGTTATGAACCTGCGGTTATTAAAAGGTTTCCCTCTAGTCCTGAGGCCATGGCCGTAATTACTCGTTTAGAAGAGAGACGACTGGAGCTCCCAGGGGTAAATATATCGGTTGAACCTCAGCGCTTTTATCCCCATGGTTCCTTGGCCGGCCATATCCTGGGTTTTGTTGGGCAGATTACCCGGGAGGAACTTCTAGAGCGACAAGGGAGTAACTACCGCCTTAATGACAAGATAGGTAAAAGTGGTATCGAACGTTACTTAGAATACGAGAAGGAGGGAAGCCTTGAGTTTGGCCTTAAGGGTAAAGACGGAGCTGAACAGGTGGAGGTCAATGCCTTTAACCGGAAAATACGCGATCTTTTAACCATCCCACCAGCTCCGGGAGACACTGTAGAGCTTACTATTGATCTTGACCTCCAAAAGACTTTAGAGGCGGCCATGGACCAAGTTATAGCTGAGGAAAAGAAAAAGAATCCTAAGGCGGGTGCTGGGGCGGCAGTGGTTTTGGATGTTAAGACAGGAGCTATCCTGGCCATGGCCAGTAAGCCAGATATGGACCCTAACGATTTTGTCAATGGCGGCTACGCTAAAAAGCAAGCCTATTATAACGATGAACATCTTAAACCCTTATTTAACCGTGCAGTCCAGGGTACTTATCCGCCAGGCTCTACCTTTAAACCCATTACAGCCCTTGCTGCCCTTCTATCTGGGGCTGTAAGACCCCAGGATGCCATCTACTGTAGCGGGCGCTACTTTAAACCAGGAGGGCTAGATTGCTGGCAGTCCCACGGTCGTGTGGATCTAGAACGGGCTTTGGCTGTTTCGTGCAATACTTACTTCCAGTGGGCTGGCGAGATGGCGGGTATCAAGATGATCGATAGCGTAGCTGAGCAGTTCGGGTTAGGTTCTTCTACTGGGGCCCTGGGGGTTTTGGGAGAAGCGAAAGGGATTTTGCCTTCCCCTACTTGGAAAAAGGAGGTAAATACAGCTATATTGCAGAGATGGCTAGAGAAGCGCCAGGCGGATATAGAAAAAAAGTACGCTGAGCTTCTGGCCTCGGCCTCTCCAACCCAGAGGGAACGCCTCCTTAAACAAAAGGAACAGGAATTACGCCAACTTAGAGCTACCTATGAAATAACCTTCAATTTTGAGACTACTTGGCAACCCTTTGACACCTACAATACCGCCATAGGCCAAGGAGCCAATAGTTTCACTATCCTTCAACTAGCCAATTATGTGGCCACCTTGGCCAATGGTGGTACCCGCTTAAGACCTTTCTTGGTCAAGCGGGTAATATCTCCTGACGGGCAGGTTAAAAAGGAATATCAACCGGAGGTAATTCGTAAGGTAGATATCCCATCCGAAATTCTAGAAGAAGTACGGCGAGGGATGCTAATGGTGACTCAGTCGCCGGAGGGTACGGCTTCTTTTTTGTTCCAGGATTTTCCACCATCTATTAAGGTGGCAGCCAAAACCGGTACT harbors:
- the mreC gene encoding rod shape-determining protein MreC; translated protein: MIMGGFFIFLLRWSGPVDAPWSLTSGVLKETMAPLTGALTWAMGKVQGSLDALSSWGRNQAENEQLKRQVAELQAKIIQMEEYRQENLRLKQLLAYKEATASKWQLKVAPVVARSPSNWFSTLTIGLGATDGVRKDQVVLTPAGVVGRIIQVFPKTSEVLLLLDREGAVGAMVQSSRLLGVVEASPDYRGYLQMIHLAHDAPIQENDIVLTSGLGGIFPKGLPIGRVVKVMLEPDGLMKRAIIEPAVDFNRLEEVLVITQILKGAGDADDSLDPYGGSQPYPGSHRPTSLPSSRR
- the mreD gene encoding rod shape-determining protein MreD; the protein is MPTIALILMGALSLILEATVLQAFQVAGVKPDLLLILLSFYALSHGNWYGALLGAVYGLMEDMYLGRSLGLNALVKMLVGYAVGWGQEKLNRDNPLVPVLVVWLATLGAGFLFLLVAPLVGLHYPWGLSWVKTIVPVSVYNASLAFLGQSLKREGTEWLARRRSLGS
- a CDS encoding rod shape-determining protein, which codes for MVFARDIGIDLGTANTLVYVRGKGIVLREPSVVAIRRDTGQVLAVGEAAKRMIGRTPGDIVAIRPLKDGVIADFDVTQSMLRYFIQKVIPKGFFVRPRVVVGVPSGVTAVEERAVREAAIQAGAKEAYPIEEPMAAAIGAGLPVYEPTGNMIVDIGGGTTEVAVISLGGIVTSRSIRIGGDEMDEAIAQHIKRNYNLMIGERTAEEIKIEIGAAYFGNTEEDEARRKRTYAVRGRDLVTGLPKTIEVTAEEIKEALSEPVAAILEAIKVCLERTPPELAADLMDRGIVMAGGGALLWGLDRLVSQETGMPVNLAEDPLTAVALGTGKVLENLEELKRVLFAVRRHG
- the mrdA gene encoding penicillin-binding protein 2, coding for MVGQAKEPWKLKLDGRLNVYLVFIIFVFLLLSARLFFLQVVNAQEFARQSAQNSIRLIPIEARRGDILDSKGRVLATSQPVYVITFSPVPNTDTDTVIRRLAELLGDPELTAEAIWEKIKNNPYRYEPAVIKRFPSSPEAMAVITRLEERRLELPGVNISVEPQRFYPHGSLAGHILGFVGQITREELLERQGSNYRLNDKIGKSGIERYLEYEKEGSLEFGLKGKDGAEQVEVNAFNRKIRDLLTIPPAPGDTVELTIDLDLQKTLEAAMDQVIAEEKKKNPKAGAGAAVVLDVKTGAILAMASKPDMDPNDFVNGGYAKKQAYYNDEHLKPLFNRAVQGTYPPGSTFKPITALAALLSGAVRPQDAIYCSGRYFKPGGLDCWQSHGRVDLERALAVSCNTYFQWAGEMAGIKMIDSVAEQFGLGSSTGALGVLGEAKGILPSPTWKKEVNTAILQRWLEKRQADIEKKYAELLASASPTQRERLLKQKEQELRQLRATYEITFNFETTWQPFDTYNTAIGQGANSFTILQLANYVATLANGGTRLRPFLVKRVISPDGQVKKEYQPEVIRKVDIPSEILEEVRRGMLMVTQSPEGTASFLFQDFPPSIKVAAKTGTAQTGLAGDDKSRDFYGLFIAFAPYDDPQIAFAGVIEYARHGGDSAGKVAREVFARYFGLPSGMTSSVGARAVE